The DNA segment TTCGGCGGCGAGAGCCGTCGGATGGGCGCGCCCAAGCATCTGGAGCGCATCGGCGAACGCACGCTGATCGAGCTTGCGTGCGCGCCGTTTGTCGAAGCGGGTTTCGAGGTGACGCTTCTTGGCGCGGGTTCGGTGCCGCCGGCGCTTGCGTCGCTTGCCGCGCTCGCCGACGACCCGACGGTCGCCGCGCCTCGCTCCGGCCCGCTCGCGGGCATGCTGACCGCCATGACGAGCGCGCCGGACGCGGCGTGGATTTTCGTCGCGTGCGACATGCCGCGGGTCACGCCCGAGGCGATCGCGTGGCTCGTAAGCGAGCGCGACGCGGCGTCGATCGCCGTCCTGCCGCGCGTCGGCGACGAGGTGCAGACGATGCTCGCGCTCTACGAACCGGCGGCGCTCGGCGCGCTGGCCGATCTGGGCAGGGCCGGCAAGGGTCCGCGCGATCTCGCCGAACGCGGCGATGTTCGCACGCCCGGCGTGCCGCCGCACGTCGCGACCGCGTGGGTCAACGTGAACACGCGCGATGAACTGTCGGTCCAGGCGCGGCGGTAAAAGCGTCCAAAAAGCGTTCGGATAGATATAATGGACGCGATGGACATGATGAACCGCATGCACAATTCGAAGACCGCGGATGGCCGATGAAGCCTGTTGACGCCGGCGGCGGTTGGCGTGCGATCGCGTACGCATTTCGCGTCGCGTGGCGCGTCGGACCCGTTCGCCTTTGGCGCGCGATGCGTTCGCGCAATGCCTGCAAGACGTGCGCGGTCGGCATGGGCGGCCAGGCCGGCGGCATGCGCAACGAGCTCGGCCACTTCCCGGAGTTTTGCAAGAAATCGTTGCAGGCGATGGCTGCGGACATGCAAGCCGCGCTCGCGGACGCCTGGTTCGCGGCGCATCCGTTTTTGCGAATGGAGGCGATGAGCCCCCGCGAGCTGGAAGCGGCGGGAAGACTGGCCACGCCGCTTTACGCGGGGCCGCATGACGACCGCTATCGCCCGATCTCCTGGGACGAGGCGCTTGCCCGCATCGCCAATAAGCTGCGCGACACGAAACCGGACGAAACGTTCTTCTATTTCTCCGGCCGTTCGTCGAACGAGGCGGGCTTTTTATTGCAACTGTTCGCGCGCGTTTACGGCACGAACCACGTCAACAACTGTTCGTATTATTGCCATCAGGCCAGCGGCGTCGGCCTTGCGCAGTCCTTCGGCACGGGCACGGCGACCGTCGAGCTTGCCGATATCGAACGCGCGGACACGCTGTTTCTGATCGGCGGCAACCCGGCGTCGAATCACCCGCGCCTCATGGCGACGATGGCGCGCCTGCGCCGCCGCGGCGGGAACGTCGTTGTCGTCAATCCCGTGCGCGAGCCGGCGCTCGTGCGTTTTCGCGTGCCGTCGGACTGGTGGAGTCTCCTTTTCGGCAGCGACATCGCGAGCCTGTACGTGCAGCCGAACATCGGCGGCGACATCGCGTTTTTCGTCGGCGTCGCCAAGGCGATCCTGGCGCGCGGCGCCATCGACATCGCGTTCATCCGCGAGGCGACAGCCGGATGGGACGAGACGCGCGCAATCGTCGAGGCCGCGAACTGGGACGATATCGTCGCGGCTTCCGGCGTGGCGCGTGAAACGATCGAGCGCGCGGCTGACATTTACGCGAACGCGCGCGCGGCGGTGTTCGCGTGGACGATGGGCATCACGCACCACGAACACGGCGTCGAGAACGTGCGGTGGATCGCGAACCTCGCGCTGATGCGCGGCATGGTCGGTCGCCGGCACGCGGGGCTTTTGCCGATCCGCGGTCACAGCAACGTGCAGGGCATCGGCACGGTGGGTGTGACGCCCGCGCTGAAGAAGGCGGTGATCGAGCGGTTCGCGGATTACGGCGTGCCGGTGCCGGCAATGAAGGGCTTTGACACGATGGCGTGCGTCGAGGCCGCGCACGAAGGGAAGATGCGCGCGGCGATCGGCCTTGGCGGAAACCTTTACGGTTCGAATCCCGATTCCGCGTACGCGAGGGAGGCGCTTTCGAAAATCGATCTGGTCGCGTACCTCTCCACCTCGCTCAACACCGGCCATGCGCACGGGCGTGGCAAGGAGACGATCGTCCTGCCCGTCGCGGCGCGCGACGAGGAGAGTCAGGCGACGACGCAGGAGTCGATGTTCAACTTCGTGCGCCTGTCCGATGGCGGCCCGAGACGGCACCCCGGCACGCGCACGGAGGTGGAGGTGATCGCGCAGCTAGGACGTCGCGTACTCGAACGAGGCGGTCCGCTCGACTGGAACGAGCTTGCCGACCACCGCAACATCCGCCGATGGATCGCGCGGCTCGTGCCGGAGATGTCCGAGGTCGCCGCGATCGACGACACGAAGCGCGAATTCACGATCCCCGGCCGCGTCTATCACACGCCGCGATTTTCGACCGGCGACGGCCGCGCGCGGTTCGCGGCGCATCCAATCCCCCAGGCAAACGGCGATGCGCGTCTGCGTCTGATGACCGTGCGTTCGGAGGGGCAGTTCAATACCGTGGTTTTCGAGGAAGAGGACATCTATCGCGGGCAGGA comes from the bacterium genome and includes:
- a CDS encoding FdhF/YdeP family oxidoreductase, giving the protein MKPVDAGGGWRAIAYAFRVAWRVGPVRLWRAMRSRNACKTCAVGMGGQAGGMRNELGHFPEFCKKSLQAMAADMQAALADAWFAAHPFLRMEAMSPRELEAAGRLATPLYAGPHDDRYRPISWDEALARIANKLRDTKPDETFFYFSGRSSNEAGFLLQLFARVYGTNHVNNCSYYCHQASGVGLAQSFGTGTATVELADIERADTLFLIGGNPASNHPRLMATMARLRRRGGNVVVVNPVREPALVRFRVPSDWWSLLFGSDIASLYVQPNIGGDIAFFVGVAKAILARGAIDIAFIREATAGWDETRAIVEAANWDDIVAASGVARETIERAADIYANARAAVFAWTMGITHHEHGVENVRWIANLALMRGMVGRRHAGLLPIRGHSNVQGIGTVGVTPALKKAVIERFADYGVPVPAMKGFDTMACVEAAHEGKMRAAIGLGGNLYGSNPDSAYAREALSKIDLVAYLSTSLNTGHAHGRGKETIVLPVAARDEESQATTQESMFNFVRLSDGGPRRHPGTRTEVEVIAQLGRRVLERGGPLDWNELADHRNIRRWIARLVPEMSEVAAIDDTKREFTIPGRVYHTPRFSTGDGRARFAAHPIPQANGDARLRLMTVRSEGQFNTVVFEEEDIYRGQERRDVVLLSREDMARLSISTNAWVTVQSDTGRARVLARPFDIRPGNALMYYPEANGLTARRVDPQSRTPAFKNTRVTVRAEGTEE
- a CDS encoding molybdenum cofactor guanylyltransferase; translation: MTTVPIRAGVLFGGESRRMGAPKHLERIGERTLIELACAPFVEAGFEVTLLGAGSVPPALASLAALADDPTVAAPRSGPLAGMLTAMTSAPDAAWIFVACDMPRVTPEAIAWLVSERDAASIAVLPRVGDEVQTMLALYEPAALGALADLGRAGKGPRDLAERGDVRTPGVPPHVATAWVNVNTRDELSVQARR